The Deltaproteobacteria bacterium genome segment CTCACCGACCGTCCGGATGCCCGCTTCCGTAATAACACAGTCCATCGGCGCGTCGTGGTCGTCGACGGGTACGATTTCGACCAGTTGCAGTTCGAATGCATAGCCGATGCGCCGCGCCCGCGGTGCGGCGGCCAGGGTCGCGTCGTAGTAGCCGCGGCCCCAGCCGAGCCGGCCGCCCGACCGATCGAACGCCAGTCCGGGCACCACGAACGCGGCGACGGCCGTCAGGTCGACGGCGGGCGCGTCGGGCGGCGGCTCCGGGATGCCGAGCACGCCCGGGCGCAGGTCGCGCGGGTCCGCGACGGCGTGGAACACGAGCCGGCGGGCGGCTCGGTCCACTCGCGGATAGGCGAGCGTCGCGCCGGCATCGGCGAGCGCGCCGGCGAGCGGCGCGGTCGCGAGCTCGCTGCGGAACGCGGCGTACAGGCCAATGGTCTGGCCCGGCGCCGGCGAGATCGCAGCGACCGCGTGGGCCGCCGCGATGTCGGCAGCGACCGCGGCGTGTTCTGGCGGGATCGCGTCGCGTCGCGCGATCATGGCTCGCCGTAGCCGTGGCTTGTCGATCAGCAACCTGCAGATAAAACTCTGCCCGGCACCGCAGGGCAACGGGCAAAGCGCTACTTTCCGTCGGAGTGGCCTAGGTGGGTTCCCAGCGCTTCGTTTCAGGCGTCCCGGCGCGATGCGGGCTGCTCACCGCGAAGCGTGAACCAGGATCCCGAGATCTGAGGTTTGGACTTTGCCGTTGCCGATGCCATGCCGGGCAGAGGCGTGACTCGGCGTTGTGTCGTTCATCGGCCTATCGCGATGCCTCCGTTTGCAGCGCGCGCAGGATGCGCTCCGAGCGCTCTTTCACCTGGCGCTTGAGGGTTTCGTGGCTCGCGCGCAGCTGGTGCAGCTCGTCGGCGATGTTGAGGGCCGCGAGCAACGCGAGCGACTGCGTCGTCTGAGTGCGCCCCGAGCGGCGCGCTTCGTCGAGCTTCGCGTCGACGTAGGCGGCCAGCTCTTTGAGGTACTTCGGCTTGGCGTCGGTGCGCAGCGACAACCGTTGTCGGGCAACCTCCACCGTGACCGCGCGCTTCACGCGTCGACGATATCACGCACCGCGCCACTCCCGATCGCGTTTTCGCGCCCGGGCGGCGGCGGGGCAGGCGCGGCCGGCCGACCGCCGTCAGCGGCCGGAACTGCTGCGAGCGAGCAGGTAGTTCGCGATCAGCAGGCGGGTCGGCAGAGCGAGGTTGCGAAAGCGGATGCCCATACCGCGGCCCGCCGGCGTGTCGTCCGTGCGGACGACCTCGCCCGCGAGCGACACGGGGGCGTCGGCGCCGGGAAGGTCGACGTCCACGTCCACGGCCGTCCCGGTGTCGTCGAGGAACTCGGCTTTCAAGAACAGTCCGTCGCAACTGAGGTCGGCCACGACGCCGTCGAGCGACACGGCGCGAGATCGGTAGCGCGCGGGCAAGCTGACCCGGATTCGTTGCGACTTGCGCTGTTCCACGTTGCGGCTCCTGCGTCGTGAGCACCCGCTCGGTGCGGGTCGGCGATGTGTCATGTAGCCCGGTGTGGGGGGCAACCCTACACAGCGATCGTTCGCGGGTCAAAGGAAATCCGGCAGTCGCCGTGCGCGCTCGCGGTTCGCCCGCGCGCCGTACGCGGCGGCTTCGCTGCCACTGAGCGGCGCGCGGCGCTTGAAATCGGCGGCGGCTTCGTGCAAGGTCATTGTCCCCCGAGGGGTACGGGCCCATAGCTCAGCTGGTAGAGCACCGGCCTTTTAAGCCGATGGCCGAAGGTTCGAATCCTTCTGGGCTCACTGCTACGGAAGACCCCATCGTCTAGCTGGCCTAGGACACCGGCCTTTCACGCCGGCGACACGGGTTCAAATCCCGTTGGGGTCGCTCTCGCTTGCGCCACCGCGGCGGCCCGCTCCGGGTCGTCGCGGCGGCGTGGATTCCCGCCGCCATCGGTGCGGCCCCGGCGGGCGGCGCCGGCGTCGTCCAGCGCGGCGGGCGCACCGCCGTCGACGTCGATCTCGCGCGCGATTTCGGCCCGCTGTGCGGCGCGGGGCGGGGGCGCGGTGCGGCCGCGGCGATGCGGTCCCCGTCGGGGCGTGCGTTGGCCCCGGCGCGGGGGCCGCGCGGACCGCGTCGGACCGCGCCCGGCGGCGCGAGCTCGACGCCCCCCGCCGCGCAAGGCGGAATCCGCGTGGGGCCCGTGTGCCGCGCACTCCGCCGAGCCCGAGGTGGCGTCAGCCGGCGGCCGCGTCTTCGATCGCGTAGCGCTTGAGCCGGCGGAGCAGGGCACCGCGCGAGATTCCAAGCGCCTTGGCGGCCCGCGTCCGGTTGCCGTCGTGCTCGCGCAGCGCGTCGATGAGCCGCTGCCGCTCGAGCTCCTCGAGCGTCTCGCGGAGGCCGTGGCGTGGTCCGCCGGCCTGGGGCCCGGCGGCAGCCGCAAGGGCCCGCTGCCCTCGCGCGCGGAAGACGTCGTCGAAGATCGGCAGGTCGGACGCCCGAATCACGTCCCCCTCGGCGTAGACGACGGCGGCCTCCATCGCGTGTTCGAGTTCCCGCACGTTGCCCGGCCACGGATAGTCGCGCAGGGCGTCCATCGCCGCCGGGTCGAGTCGCTTCTTGGGCCGACCGGTCCGCTGGGCGATCCCCTCGAGGAAGTAGTCGGCGAGCGCCGGAATGTCGTCGCGACGGTCGCGCAGCGGCGGGACGTGGATCTCCACGACCTGCAGGCGATACAGCAGATCCTCGCGGAAGGCGCCCCGAGCGACTTCCTCTCGCAGGTTGCGGTTGGTTCCGGCGACGACGCGGACGTCGACCGGCACCGGCTGGTCGGCGCCGACGGGGTGCACTTCGCGCTCTTGCAGGACGCGCAGCAGCTTGGGCTGTAGGTCGAGCGGTAGTTCGCCGATTTCGTCGAGGAACACGGTGCCGCCGTCGGCCGACCGGAACGCGCCGGGCTGCGACCGGACCGCACCGGTGAACGCCCCCCGCTCGTGGCCGAACAGCGCCGACTCGAACAACCCGGGCGAGATCGCGCCGCAATCGACGACGACGAACGGGCCACCGCGCCGTCGGCTGCCGGCGTGGATCGCGCGTGCGATCAGTTCCTTGCCGACGCCCGTCTCGCCGAGCACGAGTGCGGTCGCGTTCGTGCGAGCGACCTTCTGGACGAGTTCGAACGTGGCGCGAAGGCCGCTCCCGATCACCGGCTGGCGGCCGTCGCGGGAGGCGAGCTGGCCGAGCAGCTCGCGGTTCTCCTCCTCGACGCGCTCTTTGAGGCGGGCGATCTGGCGACGCCGCTTTTCGGCGCGCGCATACTCGCGGCGCAGCTTGTCGTTGAGTCTGTGCAGCTCGGTATGCGCGCGCGCGTTGTTGATCGCGACCGCGAGCTGGGCGGCGACGGTCTGCAGGAGTTCGCGCTCCTCGTCGTCGAAGCCGTTGCGGTCGTCGCGCGGCGCGACGACGAGCGCAATCTGCCCGCCGTCGACCGCGAGCGGCACACCGAGGATGCGCGCGGCGAGCTCGCGGGTCGACCGCGCGGCGAACGCCGCGCGTAGCCGCAACGAGATCGGATCGCGCGGTGCGAGCACATCGCCGATCGGAACGGTGCCGGCGACGGCGACTCGTCGCCAGCCGCCGACGTGGTCGTCGGCCTCGAAGATCGCCGCGCCGTCGGCCGACAACGCATCGCGCACGCGGTGGACGACGCCGCCGAGCAGGGCGTCCAGGTCGAGGGTGGCCGCGGCGGCTTCGGCCGCCTCGCGCAGCAGCGCGCGGATGCGGCTGCGGTCGCGCGCAAACCGCGCGTCCACCATCTGCTGCAGCCGCGCCCGCACCGGCCCAAACAAGGCCGCCGCGACCAGTGTCGCGCCCAGCGACGCGGTGAAGTTGCCGCCGGATAGCGTGCTGGCCGCGCCGCCGGCCGCGCCGATGAACGCGAGAAACAGCGCGCCGGCCAGCGCGGTTGCGATGACGTGCCCGCCGGATCGGCGCCACATCCGATCGAGTTCCCCGAACGGCGTGCGCGTCATCGCGAGGACGACCGACGTCGTGCCACCGATCATCGCCACGCCGATAAACGGCTTGAACCCGCCGGCGACGAACGCTCCGACATCGATCCACGCCCAGATGCCGCCCGCGATCAGCGGCACGGCGACGAACGCGTGGCCGACTTGCAGCCAGCGGGCCGCGCCGGGGTCGACCTCCGCGCGACGATGCCGGAGCCGGTGTGCGCGGGACACGACGCCCACGACGAGGTACACGACCGCCAGGCCGATACTCGCGGCGCCGAACGCGAGCGCCACCACGTTGGACTCGACCTCGTCGATGCCGGCGTACATCGCGAGGTGGGCCGCCGACATGGCCGTGGCCAGTGCAATCGGCGGGGCGTACAGGGCGAGCACCTGGCGCCGCGTCTGCCGGATCGCGCCGGCGGGGAACTTGAGCATGAAGTGGCACGTCACCGGAGCCGCCAACGCCATCGCGAAGAACCACGGCACGCTGAAGATCGCGGTCGACGCGACGTACTCCCACGAAAACGCCCCGGCGAGAAAGACGACGTACACCAGCGTGGACCGAAAAAACGCCCGCGGCAGGACTCCTGGGCCGCCGCGATCCGCGAGCACGGCCATCCACAGCAATACGCTCGCCAGCAACACCGCGGCAGCCGACGCCCACGGCATGCGCCGCCCGACCACAAAGCGCGCCGTCGTGCGGCGCGTGCCGTCGTCGAGGTCCAGCACGAGGACGTCGCCGGGACGGACGCGGCCGATCGCGTCGTGCACGGCCCGGCGGCCGCGCAGGGGCACGCCGCCGACGCCGACGATGCGCTGCCCGACCGCGACGCCCGCGCGCGCCGCCGCGCTGTCGGCGTCCACGGCGAGGATGGGCCCCCCCTGGTGCGCGTAGAAGCCGAGGTCCGGCGAAGTCGCTGCGCCGATGAGGACCGCGGCGGCATAGCCGAGCACGGCGAGCGCTCCCGCGAGCATCCGCCGCCGGCGTGCGCGCGTGCGCGCGTGCACCGTGAGCGCGGGGAGCGTCTCGTCGCGCGCCGACGAGGGATGCGGGCCGTACGGCGATCCAGCCATGAGTCGAAGGGCGATCGGGCAGGTTTGTGATTATTATGCAAAAACTACGCCGCGTCGGCGGCGACACCGATCGCCGGCCGTCACGCGGGCGACGCGGGGGCGCTGGGGTCTGGCCGCCGGCGGCAAAACGTGCGATCGGGGGCCGCACTCCCCGCCGGGCGATCTGCTATCGTCGCGGCCATGGCGCGCACGACATGGGTTGGAATTGCGGCCATCGCGGCGCTGGCCGCGTGGGGCTGCAGCAAGCAGGAGGCGACCGCCGACCATGCGTCTGGCCAGGCCGAGGCCAAGCCCGCCGCGGCCGCCGCGGCCAAGACGGCGGCGCGCGGCGGCGGGACCGGCGCCCCGTCCGAAACCAGCGGCTCGGCATCCGGTGGCACCGAGGCCGCGCGGGATCCGGCAGCGGACCGTCCGACCGAGGCCGACGTGCGACCGCCAACGGCCGCCGACCTTGCCGACTACGTCAAGGATCTCGAAGGCGACGGGCCGTTGACCGCAACCTTCGAGACGTCGATGGGGGCCATCCACTGCGAACTGTTCGAAAAACAGACCCCGATGACGGTCGCCAACTTCGTGGGCCTCGCGCGCGGCCTCAAGGCGTGGAAGCATCCGGGGACGGGCAAAATCGAGCGCCGCCCGTTCTACGACGGGCTCGTGTTCCACCGCGTCATCCCGAACTTCATGATCCAGGGAGGCGACCCGCTCGGGATCGGCCGTGGGGGGCCGGGCTACCAGTTCGCGGACGAGTTCGTGGACTCGCTGCGCCACGACCGGCCCGGCCGGCTATCGATGGCGAACGCGGGGCCCGGTACCAACGGCAGCCAGTTCTTCATCACGGAGGTGCCCACGCCGCACCTCGATGGCCGGCATACGATCTTCGGCCAGTGCGACGACATCGACGTGGTCAAGCGTATCGCCCGCGAGGGGCGGGTCGACAAGGTCAAGATCGAGAAGGTCACGATCGCGCGCGGCGGCAAGTAGGGCCGCCTACACCTCGCGCTCCACGTCCCCGTCGCGGAAGACGACGCGGTAGAGATCTTTGCGACGGTCGTACCAGTTCGTCGTCGTGCCCGTATAGCGGTGGCGACGGAGGCGCTCGATGTCGACATCGTGCACGAGAACGGTTTCGATGTTGGGAGTGCACTCGGCCGCGATGCCGTCCCAGCTGAACTGGACGTCCGACGGCGTGAAGATCGCGGACTGCGCGTAGTGCACGTCGGCGTTGGCGACGTAGGGCAGGTTGCCGACGCAGCCCGATGTGACCACGTAGACGTGGTTTTCGACGCAGCGAGCCTGCGCGCAGTGCCGCACGCGCAGATAGCCGTAGCGCTCGTTGGTGTTGAACGGAACGAACAGGATCTGGGCGGCCTTTTTCACCGCGATTCGCGCGAGTTCGGGAAATTCGACGTCGTAACAGATGAGAATGGCAACGCGGCCGCGATCGGTGTCGAACACTTCGATCGAGTTGCCCGGACTCACGCCCCACCACCTGCGCTCGCTCGGGGTGATGTGTAGTTTGTACTGGCGCCCGATGGAGCCGTCGCGGCGGAACAGGTAGGCGACGTTATATAGATCGCCGTCTTCGACGCAGAACTGCGAGCCGCCGATGATGTTGATGTTGTACCGGATCGCGAGCTGCCCGAACATGTCGACGTACTGCGGGGTATACGACGCGAGCCGGCGTGCCGCGGATCCAGGGTGGCGGTCGGGCGTGATCGACAACAGCTGCGTCGTGAATAGTTCGGGGAACAGTACGAAGTCGGCCCGATAGTCGGCGGCCGCGTCGACGAAAAACTCGACCTGCGCGGCCATCTCGTCGAACGAGTGGACCTGGCGCATCTGGTATTGCACTGTCGCGAGCCGAACGTTTTGGACGCGTTCGACGGAAGTCTTGCCGTCGCGCCGATAGTCGTGGTTGGTCCACTCGAGATAGGTGGCGTAGCCGCGCGATTCCTCGTCCGCCGGAAGATAGTTCGGAATGAGCCGGCGGAGTTCGAAGCCGTTGGCCAGCTGCGCGGTGAACACCGGGTCGAACAGCTCGCGCGCCTGCACGCGCTCCACGTATTCCTCGGCCGACATTTGGTCGGCGTACTTGTGATAGCCGGGAATGCGGCCACCGATGACGATGCGCGCCAGGTTCCGCTCGCGGGCGAGCTGTTTGCGCGCGTCGTACAGTCGGCGGGACAGGCGGTAGCCGCGATAGCGCGGGTGCACCATGATCTCGATGCCGTACAGCGTGTCGCCGTCGTCTGTGTGGTTGCGGATGAAGCCGTTGTCGGCGATCTCCTTCCAGTTGTGCCAATCGGAGTACAGGTCGAAGTCGACGATCAGACTGCTCGACGACGCGACAATCTTGCCGTCGTACTCGACGCACAGCTGGCCGTCCGGGAACTTCTCGATCTGACTGTAGAACTGCTCGCGCGACCACGGTTCCATGCCGGGGAAACACGCCTTCTGCAGTTCGACGACAGCCTCGTAGTCGCGCTTGCGCAGCCTGCGCACCCGAATTCGTTTCGCGACCAGACGTGCCCGCGGTTTCATTCCCATACCTCCGACTTCCCCCGGCTGCCGGCCGCGGTCAAGCCGCCGACGGCGAGTTCGTCCGTTCGCGCGCGGCCGGGTTCCGGGGGCGGGCGCGGTCGGTCGCGGGGCGGCGCCCGCGGGCGGTCAGCGCAGCAGCCGGTCGCGCAGGTCGTCGTGCGGCGCCGGTACGATCTCGATGCCGAGGATCCGCGCGGGGGCGACCGCGCCGCGCGCCGCGTCCACGGCGGCCTCGACGTCCGGCAGCTCGCCGGTGAGCGTGAAGAACGCCTTGCCGCCGATGCCGACGGCGAGCCGCAAATCGAGCAGGGTCACCGGCGCGGTCTTGGCCGCGGCGTCGGCGGCGCGCACCGCCGCGCACACCGTGTCGGTCTCGACGACGCCGACGGCGTCGATGGGCGCCGGGCGATCGCCGTCGCCGGACAACAGCGGCCACAACTGCGCATCCGCGTAGGGCAGATACAGCGCGTCGATCAGTGCGTCGCCGGCGACCTGTTGCGCGGCGCGCAGCGACTCCTCGACCTCGGCGACCTCGCCGGCGAACGCGACGAGGTGCTTGCCGGACGATACCGGGCGCGACCACAGCAGGGTCACCGGCGCGCGTTTGACCGCGGCGTCGCTGGTGATCACGCCGCGGGCGATCGAGCCGAGTTCGAGGATGGCCAGCGCCGGATGCACGCAGCGGGCTCCTATACGAACCGGAACGCGTCCTTCAGGGTGCAGCGCCGCTCGCGCGTGAAGTGGACCGCGGTGGTCAGCCCTTCGCCGGTCGGGCTCGCGATCGTGAACGAGGTGTATCCTTCCCCGCCGTAGCCAAGGCCGGCGAGGCTGGACGCGTTCTTGACGAAGATCGAGCAGTTGCAGATTCTCGCCATTGCCGCCATGTTCTCGATGTTGTTCGAGTGCATGACGGCCGTGTGGTGAAAGCCGTGCTCGACCCGCAGCGCCGCCGCGATCCCGTCGGCGGCGTCGCGCACGCGGACCATGCCGATGACCGGCATCAGCAGCTCGTGCTGCACGAACGGATGGCCCTCGTCGACGTGACACAGCAGCAGGCGCAGGTCGTCGCCGTGGCCGCGGATACCGATCTGTTCGGCGATGAGGGCCGCGTTCTTGCCGACCCACTTGCGGTTGATGTGCTCGCCGTCGAGGATGACCTTTTCGAGGTCGCGGACCTGTCGGTCGGTGAGCAGCAGCGCGCCCTTCTTGGTGAGCTGGTCGGTGAGTTCATCCGCAATCGACGAGACCGCGATGATCTCCTTCTCGGCGATGCACACGATGTTGTTGTCGATGGAGGCTCCCTCGACGATGTAGTGCGCCGCGCGTTCCAGGTTGGCGGTTTCGTCGACGACGGCCGGTGGATTGCCCGGGCCGGCGGCGATGACCTTCTTGCCGGAGTCGAGCGCGGCGCGGACCACGCCGGGGCCGCCGGTGACCACCGACATGCGGATCGCGGGGTGTTTCATCAGGTGCTGGGCGCTCTCGATGGTCGGGTCTTCGACGGAGACCAGCACATCGCGCGGCCCGCCGACCGATGCGATCGCCTCGTTGAGCAGGTGGACGAACCAGTTGCAGGTGCGCCGGGCCGCGGGGTGGACGTTGAATACGACCGAGTTGCCCCCCGCGATCATGCCGATCGAGTTGCACAGGATCGTTTCGGTCGGATTCGTACACGGCGTGATCGCCAGCAACACGCCGTAGGGCGCGCGCTCGGTGAGCATGAGGCCGTCGTCGCCGGTGTACGCGACGGGCCGCAGGATTTCGGTGCCGGGCGTCTTGGTGGCGACGAGGCGGTTCTTCTTGCGCTTGTCGTCGACGCGGCCGAGACCGCTCTCCGCCACCGCGAACCGGGCGAGGTCGTCTAGATGGCGCAGCGCCGTGTCGCGCATCGCAGCGATCATGCGGTTGCGCAGCTCGATCGGCGCCCGCTCGT includes the following:
- a CDS encoding peptidylprolyl isomerase; this translates as MARTTWVGIAAIAALAAWGCSKQEATADHASGQAEAKPAAAAAAKTAARGGGTGAPSETSGSASGGTEAARDPAADRPTEADVRPPTAADLADYVKDLEGDGPLTATFETSMGAIHCELFEKQTPMTVANFVGLARGLKAWKHPGTGKIERRPFYDGLVFHRVIPNFMIQGGDPLGIGRGGPGYQFADEFVDSLRHDRPGRLSMANAGPGTNGSQFFITEVPTPHLDGRHTIFGQCDDIDVVKRIAREGRVDKVKIEKVTIARGGK
- a CDS encoding PilZ domain-containing protein codes for the protein MTHRRPAPSGCSRRRSRNVEQRKSQRIRVSLPARYRSRAVSLDGVVADLSCDGLFLKAEFLDDTGTAVDVDVDLPGADAPVSLAGEVVRTDDTPAGRGMGIRFRNLALPTRLLIANYLLARSSSGR
- a CDS encoding GAF domain-containing protein translates to MAGSPYGPHPSSARDETLPALTVHARTRARRRRMLAGALAVLGYAAAVLIGAATSPDLGFYAHQGGPILAVDADSAAARAGVAVGQRIVGVGGVPLRGRRAVHDAIGRVRPGDVLVLDLDDGTRRTTARFVVGRRMPWASAAAVLLASVLLWMAVLADRGGPGVLPRAFFRSTLVYVVFLAGAFSWEYVASTAIFSVPWFFAMALAAPVTCHFMLKFPAGAIRQTRRQVLALYAPPIALATAMSAAHLAMYAGIDEVESNVVALAFGAASIGLAVVYLVVGVVSRAHRLRHRRAEVDPGAARWLQVGHAFVAVPLIAGGIWAWIDVGAFVAGGFKPFIGVAMIGGTTSVVLAMTRTPFGELDRMWRRSGGHVIATALAGALFLAFIGAAGGAASTLSGGNFTASLGATLVAAALFGPVRARLQQMVDARFARDRSRIRALLREAAEAAAATLDLDALLGGVVHRVRDALSADGAAIFEADDHVGGWRRVAVAGTVPIGDVLAPRDPISLRLRAAFAARSTRELAARILGVPLAVDGGQIALVVAPRDDRNGFDDEERELLQTVAAQLAVAINNARAHTELHRLNDKLRREYARAEKRRRQIARLKERVEEENRELLGQLASRDGRQPVIGSGLRATFELVQKVARTNATALVLGETGVGKELIARAIHAGSRRRGGPFVVVDCGAISPGLFESALFGHERGAFTGAVRSQPGAFRSADGGTVFLDEIGELPLDLQPKLLRVLQEREVHPVGADQPVPVDVRVVAGTNRNLREEVARGAFREDLLYRLQVVEIHVPPLRDRRDDIPALADYFLEGIAQRTGRPKKRLDPAAMDALRDYPWPGNVRELEHAMEAAVVYAEGDVIRASDLPIFDDVFRARGQRALAAAAGPQAGGPRHGLRETLEELERQRLIDALREHDGNRTRAAKALGISRGALLRRLKRYAIEDAAAG
- a CDS encoding 5-formyltetrahydrofolate cyclo-ligase translates to MIARRDAIPPEHAAVAADIAAAHAVAAISPAPGQTIGLYAAFRSELATAPLAGALADAGATLAYPRVDRAARRLVFHAVADPRDLRPGVLGIPEPPPDAPAVDLTAVAAFVVPGLAFDRSGGRLGWGRGYYDATLAAAPRARRIGYAFELQLVEIVPVDDHDAPMDCVITEAGIRTVGE
- a CDS encoding cell division protein ZapA, with product MKRAVTVEVARQRLSLRTDAKPKYLKELAAYVDAKLDEARRSGRTQTTQSLALLAALNIADELHQLRASHETLKRQVKERSERILRALQTEASR
- a CDS encoding BMC domain-containing protein produces the protein MSRRRGPSVRAARAADAGHRHGPRARRRRRDRGGAAGRARLSPHGRHALEQHREHGGNGENLQLLDLRQERVQPRRPWLRRGRIHLVHDREPDRRRADHRGPLHARAALHPEGRVPVRIGARCVHPALAILELGSIARGVITSDAAVKRAPVTLLWSRPVSSGKHLVAFAGEVAEVEESLRAAQQVAGDALIDALYLPYADAQLWPLLSGDGDRPAPIDAVGVVETDTVCAAVRAADAAAKTAPVTLLDLRLAVGIGGKAFFTLTGELPDVEAAVDAARGAVAPARILGIEIVPAPHDDLRDRLLR
- a CDS encoding GNAT family N-acetyltransferase produces the protein MKPRARLVAKRIRVRRLRKRDYEAVVELQKACFPGMEPWSREQFYSQIEKFPDGQLCVEYDGKIVASSSSLIVDFDLYSDWHNWKEIADNGFIRNHTDDGDTLYGIEIMVHPRYRGYRLSRRLYDARKQLARERNLARIVIGGRIPGYHKYADQMSAEEYVERVQARELFDPVFTAQLANGFELRRLIPNYLPADEESRGYATYLEWTNHDYRRDGKTSVERVQNVRLATVQYQMRQVHSFDEMAAQVEFFVDAAADYRADFVLFPELFTTQLLSITPDRHPGSAARRLASYTPQYVDMFGQLAIRYNINIIGGSQFCVEDGDLYNVAYLFRRDGSIGRQYKLHITPSERRWWGVSPGNSIEVFDTDRGRVAILICYDVEFPELARIAVKKAAQILFVPFNTNERYGYLRVRHCAQARCVENHVYVVTSGCVGNLPYVANADVHYAQSAIFTPSDVQFSWDGIAAECTPNIETVLVHDVDIERLRRHRYTGTTTNWYDRRKDLYRVVFRDGDVEREV
- a CDS encoding aldehyde dehydrogenase EutE, which produces MPIDERRIEEIVARVVERLAQSGALPAPAAGPPVRGAGGAVDIPRGTLGVYADPEQAVQAARRGFEANERAPIELRNRMIAAMRDTALRHLDDLARFAVAESGLGRVDDKRKKNRLVATKTPGTEILRPVAYTGDDGLMLTERAPYGVLLAITPCTNPTETILCNSIGMIAGGNSVVFNVHPAARRTCNWFVHLLNEAIASVGGPRDVLVSVEDPTIESAQHLMKHPAIRMSVVTGGPGVVRAALDSGKKVIAAGPGNPPAVVDETANLERAAHYIVEGASIDNNIVCIAEKEIIAVSSIADELTDQLTKKGALLLTDRQVRDLEKVILDGEHINRKWVGKNAALIAEQIGIRGHGDDLRLLLCHVDEGHPFVQHELLMPVIGMVRVRDAADGIAAALRVEHGFHHTAVMHSNNIENMAAMARICNCSIFVKNASSLAGLGYGGEGYTSFTIASPTGEGLTTAVHFTRERRCTLKDAFRFV